Proteins from one Chroococcidiopsis sp. CCMEE 29 genomic window:
- a CDS encoding gluconeogenesis factor YvcK family protein translates to MSIGSIKQALNNLRQEPRSRTSHRVGQWFKWLAPGLSVKRWLLISATGVVLTSLGLAIWIKLTPIFYAIQLIEGVLGTIATIVPNYISGPLVLLGGLLLIFWGQTRTVGSITEVLRSEGDEELIDVLLAHRRLHRGPKIVAIGGGTGLSTLLRGLKTYSANITAIVTVADDGGSSGRLRREIGVLPPGDIRNCLAALASEEKLLTELFQYRFRAGDGLTGHSFGNLFLTAMIEITGDLERASAASSNVLAVRGQVLPATLSDVRLWAQLVDGRRIEGESNITKAGGSITKIGCTPANPPALPKALQAIQEADFIIVGPGSLYTSVIPNLLVPEIAAAIAQRRKGGEASPVPCIYVCNIMTQPGETQGYTVSDHIRAIDAACGQKLFSAVLVHNKTPSPKSLSRYAQENSHPVFLDRDTVAKLGRRIVLANVMDEDEETGLVRHNPQRLAGVLLRWYSRAQQGRGARGEG, encoded by the coding sequence ATGTCAATCGGTTCGATCAAACAAGCTCTAAACAATCTCAGGCAGGAACCACGCAGCCGCACTTCCCATCGGGTAGGCCAATGGTTCAAGTGGTTAGCTCCTGGTTTATCGGTGAAACGCTGGTTGCTTATCAGTGCCACTGGCGTTGTACTCACGAGTCTGGGTCTGGCAATTTGGATTAAGCTGACTCCAATTTTTTATGCAATTCAGTTGATTGAAGGAGTTCTGGGAACGATCGCTACTATAGTACCCAACTATATTAGCGGTCCCTTAGTTCTGCTCGGCGGTCTGCTGTTAATTTTTTGGGGGCAAACCCGGACGGTGGGTTCAATTACCGAGGTCCTGAGGTCAGAGGGAGATGAGGAACTAATTGATGTGTTATTGGCTCATCGTCGGTTGCATCGGGGACCGAAAATTGTAGCAATTGGTGGCGGCACAGGACTATCGACTTTATTGCGGGGACTAAAGACATACAGTGCTAATATTACGGCTATTGTCACCGTAGCAGATGACGGTGGGTCCTCTGGGCGATTGAGGCGTGAAATTGGTGTACTACCGCCAGGAGATATTCGCAACTGTTTAGCGGCACTGGCTTCTGAGGAAAAGCTGTTAACAGAACTGTTTCAGTATCGGTTCCGGGCAGGAGATGGTTTGACTGGTCACAGTTTTGGTAACTTGTTCCTGACGGCGATGATCGAGATTACTGGGGATTTGGAGCGAGCGAGCGCAGCCAGCTCTAATGTATTGGCAGTGCGGGGTCAGGTGCTGCCAGCGACTCTCAGCGATGTCCGTCTTTGGGCCCAGTTAGTGGATGGTCGCCGGATTGAAGGCGAATCGAATATTACCAAAGCTGGGGGCAGTATTACTAAGATTGGTTGCACTCCAGCCAATCCACCCGCTTTACCCAAAGCACTGCAAGCAATTCAGGAAGCTGATTTTATCATTGTTGGTCCTGGTAGCCTCTATACTAGCGTCATCCCAAATTTGTTGGTACCAGAAATTGCCGCGGCGATCGCCCAGCGGCGTAAGGGTGGGGAAGCTTCGCCTGTACCTTGCATCTATGTCTGTAACATCATGACCCAACCAGGAGAAACCCAAGGATACACTGTTTCTGACCATATTAGAGCGATTGACGCTGCTTGTGGACAAAAGCTGTTTAGCGCCGTGTTGGTACACAACAAAACCCCTTCTCCTAAAAGCCTCAGTCGCTACGCTCAGGAAAACTCCCATCCCGTCTTTCTCGATCGAGATACTGTAGCTAAGCTAGGGCGGCGTATTGTCCTGGCTAATGTAATGGATGAGGATGAAGAAACGGGCTTGGTGCGCCATAATCCCCAGCGATTGGCAGGAGTGTTGTTGCGGTGGTATAGCCGCGCTCAACAGGGGCGAGGGGCAAGGGGTGAGGGGTAA
- the glyQ gene encoding glycine--tRNA ligase subunit alpha, producing MNFQSVIAVLHQFWGDRGCLIAQPYDTEKGAGTMNPHTFLRAIGPEPWSVAYVEPCRRPTDGRYGENPNRYQHYYQYQVLIKPSPDNIQEVYLDSLRALGIHPEDHDIRFVEDNWESPTLGAWGVGWEVWLDGMEITQFTYFQQCGGLDCRPVSIEITYGLERLVMYLQEVEAFTKIQWTDNVTYGDVHLQGEIEQCTYNFEASNPDMLLTLFGLYEQEAEQLTQKGLVLPSLDYVLKCSHTFNLLDARGVISVTERTRYIGRIRHLARKVAQLYLQQREALGFPLMHDKKLALTSSSADGQRY from the coding sequence GTGAACTTTCAGTCGGTGATTGCAGTATTGCATCAGTTTTGGGGCGATCGCGGTTGCCTCATTGCCCAGCCCTACGACACAGAGAAAGGGGCAGGCACGATGAACCCCCATACATTTCTTCGAGCTATCGGTCCGGAACCTTGGTCAGTTGCTTATGTTGAACCCTGCCGAAGACCTACCGATGGACGCTATGGCGAGAATCCCAACCGCTATCAACACTACTACCAGTACCAAGTTTTAATTAAACCATCACCAGACAATATTCAAGAGGTATATCTAGATTCTTTGAGGGCGTTAGGGATTCACCCTGAAGATCACGATATTCGCTTTGTGGAAGACAACTGGGAGTCTCCTACACTCGGAGCCTGGGGTGTTGGCTGGGAAGTTTGGCTAGATGGAATGGAAATCACCCAATTTACCTATTTTCAACAGTGTGGGGGACTTGACTGTCGTCCCGTCTCGATTGAGATTACCTACGGGCTAGAGCGACTGGTTATGTATCTCCAGGAAGTAGAGGCATTCACGAAGATCCAGTGGACAGACAACGTTACTTATGGAGATGTTCACCTCCAGGGAGAGATTGAACAGTGTACCTACAATTTTGAAGCTTCTAACCCAGATATGTTGTTGACACTATTTGGTCTTTACGAGCAAGAGGCAGAGCAATTGACTCAAAAAGGACTCGTTTTACCAAGTCTAGATTACGTTTTGAAGTGTTCTCATACCTTCAATTTACTGGATGCTAGAGGAGTTATTTCTGTAACAGAACGGACTCGTTATATTGGCAGAATCCGTCATTTGGCAAGGAAAGTCGCTCAGCTATACTTGCAGCAACGGGAGGCGTTGGGATTTCCGCTGATGCATGATAAAAAGCTTGCATTAACTTCCTCTTCGGCAGACGGGCAAAGATACTAA
- a CDS encoding ABC transporter ATP-binding protein: MNIKPANSTLLLEVKGLSVNYGGIQALKNIDLIVKTGEVVTLVGANGAGKSTILRAISKVIELRSGFIYYQGCNITRFPAYKVVSLGIAHAPEGRRVLARQTVLDNLELGAYIRSSRAGVKADINRQFEIFPRLAERRNQLAGTLSGGEQQMLAIARALMSRPQLLLLDEPSLGLAPTIVREIFSIIETLSMAGVTILLVEQNANLALQIANRGYVLEAGCITLSGKASELLNDERVRKAYLG, encoded by the coding sequence GTGAATATCAAACCAGCTAACTCTACTCTACTGCTGGAGGTTAAGGGATTATCCGTCAACTACGGTGGCATCCAAGCTCTAAAAAACATTGATTTAATCGTCAAAACTGGCGAAGTAGTTACTTTGGTTGGTGCAAATGGTGCTGGCAAAAGTACCATACTCCGGGCTATCTCTAAAGTGATCGAACTCCGCAGCGGCTTTATTTACTATCAAGGGTGTAACATTACTCGTTTTCCGGCTTATAAGGTAGTAAGCTTAGGTATAGCTCATGCTCCTGAAGGTCGCCGAGTCCTAGCGCGGCAAACTGTTCTCGATAACTTAGAGTTAGGGGCTTACATCCGCTCTAGCAGAGCAGGGGTAAAGGCCGATATTAATCGTCAATTTGAGATTTTTCCCCGTCTAGCCGAACGCCGTAATCAGCTGGCTGGGACCCTGAGTGGTGGTGAACAACAAATGTTAGCGATCGCCCGTGCTTTGATGAGCCGACCGCAGCTTTTGCTGTTGGATGAACCGAGTCTTGGTCTGGCACCCACAATTGTGCGCGAAATTTTCTCCATCATTGAAACTTTAAGTATGGCTGGAGTTACCATTCTTTTAGTCGAACAAAATGCCAACCTTGCCCTACAAATTGCAAACCGAGGCTATGTACTTGAGGCTGGCTGTATCACTCTATCAGGAAAAGCCTCAGAACTGCTCAACGATGAGCGCGTTAGGAAAGCTTATTTGGGCTAA
- the tsaE gene encoding tRNA (adenosine(37)-N6)-threonylcarbamoyltransferase complex ATPase subunit type 1 TsaE, with translation MINFSLPDVEATRSLGMSLGQSLPAGSVILLEGDLGSGKTTLVQGIGEGLGITEPIVSPTFTLINEYKGRLPLYHLDLYRLQPEEIAALHLETYWEGVEFELGIMAIEWAEKLDYKPPSYLQVCLSSLGECDRRAALLGVGVPTDFINQLLR, from the coding sequence ATGATCAATTTCTCGCTTCCAGATGTAGAGGCAACGCGATCGCTCGGTATGAGTTTAGGGCAGTCTCTCCCAGCTGGCAGTGTAATTTTGCTGGAAGGTGACTTAGGCAGTGGTAAAACAACTTTGGTTCAAGGCATTGGTGAGGGACTGGGTATTACTGAGCCAATTGTTAGTCCCACTTTTACCCTAATCAATGAGTACAAAGGTCGCCTTCCCCTGTATCACTTAGATTTGTACCGCTTGCAACCTGAAGAAATCGCGGCTTTACACTTAGAAACTTATTGGGAAGGTGTAGAGTTTGAGTTAGGAATTATGGCGATTGAGTGGGCAGAAAAGCTAGATTACAAGCCACCTAGTTATTTGCAAGTGTGCTTGAGCTCTCTGGGAGAATGCGATCGCCGTGCTGCGCTTTTGGGTGTAGGTGTTCCAACAGATTTTATTAATCAGCTTTTAAGGTAG
- a CDS encoding ABC transporter ATP-binding protein gives MAASLIKSAVSITNRRKLTSTANGLNFSGTEAIITKGVEMGFQVGHQHVQVLKGIDLEIKKGDIQLLMGPSGSGKTTLLSVLAGLMSPTAGYVYLLGEEITSMPRDKLAKFRLQNVGFIFQGFNLFPALTAAENVEVVLNVKGIQRRAARQQAQVLLEQVGLEKQANQKPADLSGGQKQRVAIARALAGNPQLIMADEPTAALDSQSGHAVIEILRLLAKEQGCTVLMVTHDPRIIDVADRVAYLEDGILKQR, from the coding sequence ATGGCTGCTTCTTTAATTAAATCTGCTGTGTCTATTACAAACCGAAGAAAGCTAACTTCTACCGCCAATGGTTTAAATTTTTCTGGAACAGAAGCCATTATTACCAAAGGGGTAGAAATGGGATTTCAAGTAGGACACCAGCATGTTCAAGTTCTTAAAGGAATTGACTTGGAAATTAAAAAGGGTGATATTCAACTTTTAATGGGACCATCAGGGTCAGGCAAAACTACTTTACTGTCAGTTTTAGCTGGATTAATGTCGCCAACTGCTGGTTATGTTTACTTACTTGGAGAAGAGATTACCAGTATGCCTCGCGACAAGTTAGCAAAGTTTCGACTGCAAAACGTTGGCTTTATTTTTCAAGGATTTAACTTGTTTCCGGCCCTGACGGCTGCAGAGAATGTTGAAGTAGTGCTAAATGTTAAAGGTATTCAGAGACGAGCAGCACGCCAGCAGGCGCAAGTTCTGTTGGAACAAGTTGGCTTAGAAAAGCAAGCGAATCAAAAGCCTGCCGATTTGTCTGGTGGACAAAAACAACGGGTGGCGATCGCCCGGGCTTTAGCAGGTAATCCCCAGTTAATTATGGCAGATGAACCCACAGCTGCCTTGGATTCTCAAAGTGGACATGCCGTGATTGAAATACTGCGTCTACTGGCGAAGGAACAAGGCTGTACAGTGCTGATGGTAACTCACGATCCTCGGATCATCGATGTAGCGGATCGAGTTGCTTATCTGGAAGATGGAATACTTAAGCAAAGATAA
- a CDS encoding IS110 family transposase, which yields MKIAFPTLVYHWSDGIESLSMEKSLYAQGRPEQVQLQENLTNLTLIDTMTAILGIDISKAKFDVVLLHQGKQRHKVFCNNLDGFSKLQAWLIKQQVSQLHACMEVTGIYGENLAMYLHNAGYTVSMVNPARIKAFGISQLTRNKTDKVDAQVIALFCQTLVPEAWSPLPVEVRELQALVRRLDALMQMHQQETTRLHSGAHPAAVLASIQRVIAHLDQEIKTLKAAIEQHVSQHSVLQQQQELIASIPGIGALTAAKILAEIPQLKNFSSARQAAAFAGLTPKQRISGSSVRGRTHLSKMGSARVRKALYMPAVACLKWNPLIQELYQRLRQRGKHSMAVLGAVMRKLLHLIYGVLKSGRPFSLDYAKSSITT from the coding sequence ATGAAGATCGCTTTCCCCACACTTGTTTATCATTGGTCGGACGGTATCGAAAGCCTCTCGATGGAGAAGAGCTTGTATGCACAAGGTAGACCCGAACAAGTGCAGCTTCAAGAAAATTTGACAAACCTGACGTTAATTGACACAATGACTGCAATTCTGGGAATTGACATTTCTAAAGCAAAGTTTGACGTGGTACTCTTGCATCAGGGTAAGCAGCGTCACAAAGTGTTCTGCAACAATCTTGATGGCTTTAGCAAGTTACAAGCTTGGTTAATCAAGCAGCAAGTCAGCCAGCTCCATGCCTGCATGGAAGTGACAGGTATATATGGTGAAAACTTGGCAATGTATCTGCACAATGCTGGTTATACAGTTAGTATGGTCAATCCTGCTCGCATTAAAGCCTTCGGTATCAGTCAACTCACACGGAATAAAACTGATAAAGTCGATGCTCAGGTGATTGCGCTGTTTTGCCAAACTTTAGTACCTGAAGCTTGGTCGCCACTTCCAGTCGAGGTGCGGGAATTACAAGCGTTAGTTCGCCGCTTAGATGCACTAATGCAGATGCATCAACAAGAGACGACGCGCTTGCACAGCGGCGCTCATCCTGCAGCGGTGTTAGCTTCTATCCAAAGGGTGATTGCACATCTCGACCAAGAGATTAAAACGCTCAAAGCCGCAATCGAACAACACGTCAGTCAACATTCGGTCTTACAGCAACAGCAGGAACTGATTGCTTCAATTCCTGGCATTGGAGCACTGACAGCTGCCAAGATATTAGCGGAAATTCCTCAACTCAAGAATTTTTCTAGTGCTCGACAAGCGGCGGCTTTTGCCGGACTAACTCCAAAACAACGCATTTCTGGTTCTTCAGTTCGAGGGCGAACCCACCTCTCGAAGATGGGTAGTGCCAGAGTGCGTAAAGCATTGTACATGCCTGCCGTAGCTTGCTTAAAATGGAATCCCCTGATTCAGGAGTTGTATCAGCGCCTGCGCCAACGTGGAAAACACTCAATGGCAGTGCTGGGAGCAGTGATGCGAAAGTTGCTGCATCTGATCTACGGTGTCTTGAAATCGGGTAGGCCGTTTAGCCTTGATTACGCCAAGTCTTCTATTACAACTTAA
- a CDS encoding FtsX-like permease family protein: MVSLARKNLLEDIPRFLVAQAGIMFAVSLVTIQTGIFNGFTRSTTQLIKNSQADIWVASDSLVHVELSLPIPLSNLSQAQAVAGVERAEALIVKGAIWRHSLGEITPVRVIGFDPKGQLFIPQNITQGSLKVLEEPYTVMVDSSNLNSLNVKGIGDVAEVGSLPARVVGLTQGNRSIASNPFMFMSLENGNAYSTSGQAASLSCKMQSGSEEIRCTNVYVAPDQASTPAPQKLAASDTITFVLIRAKPGQNLEALKQKLEAALPNTRAFTRAELTEKTQRFWQQRTGIGFILGLGAAVGLIVGGIIVGQILYSSVSDHLKEFGTLKAMGASDWIIYGVIIEQALWMAILGYLPGMVLCSGLGAWTFATQGIMILITPATAIAVFGITVSLCVGSAIFAIQKVTHVDPAIVFKA; this comes from the coding sequence ATGGTTTCACTTGCTCGTAAGAACCTGCTAGAAGATATTCCTCGTTTCCTGGTGGCTCAGGCAGGAATTATGTTTGCTGTTAGTCTAGTGACAATTCAGACTGGTATCTTCAATGGATTTACTCGCTCCACAACGCAGTTAATTAAAAATTCCCAAGCTGATATTTGGGTGGCATCAGACAGCCTGGTGCACGTTGAGCTATCACTGCCAATTCCCCTCTCAAACCTCAGTCAAGCTCAAGCAGTGGCAGGTGTGGAACGAGCAGAAGCGCTAATTGTCAAAGGAGCCATTTGGCGTCACTCCTTGGGCGAGATTACTCCAGTCAGAGTCATTGGATTTGACCCAAAGGGTCAATTGTTTATCCCGCAAAATATTACACAAGGAAGTTTGAAAGTCTTGGAAGAGCCTTACACTGTAATGGTAGATTCCAGTAACCTAAATTCACTGAACGTCAAAGGCATTGGTGATGTAGCTGAAGTTGGCTCCTTACCAGCCCGGGTAGTTGGTTTAACGCAAGGAAATCGCTCAATTGCGTCGAATCCATTTATGTTCATGTCCTTGGAGAATGGTAACGCTTACTCAACTTCTGGTCAGGCTGCTAGTTTGTCCTGCAAAATGCAATCAGGCTCGGAGGAGATCCGGTGTACCAATGTTTATGTGGCTCCCGATCAAGCTTCTACTCCTGCACCCCAAAAGTTAGCTGCATCAGACACCATCACCTTTGTACTAATTCGAGCCAAACCAGGTCAGAACCTAGAAGCACTCAAGCAAAAGCTAGAAGCCGCCTTACCAAACACTCGTGCCTTCACTCGTGCTGAGCTGACTGAAAAGACTCAGCGCTTCTGGCAGCAGCGAACTGGAATTGGGTTTATTCTAGGTCTAGGCGCAGCAGTGGGCTTAATTGTTGGGGGAATTATTGTTGGTCAGATTCTCTACTCCTCAGTGTCCGATCATTTGAAGGAGTTTGGAACACTTAAGGCAATGGGTGCGTCTGATTGGATTATCTATGGTGTGATTATTGAGCAGGCGCTTTGGATGGCAATTTTAGGTTATCTTCCTGGCATGGTTCTTTGTTCAGGCTTAGGAGCTTGGACGTTTGCAACTCAAGGCATCATGATTTTGATCACGCCAGCAACAGCGATCGCTGTATTTGGAATTACGGTTTCCCTGTGTGTAGGCTCAGCTATCTTCGCGATCCAAAAGGTCACACATGTAGATCCAGCGATTGTTTTCAAGGCATAA
- the ruvC gene encoding crossover junction endodeoxyribonuclease RuvC, producing MEKRILGLDPGLAILGFGAICYQTENSLTAATKSKFSTTTPAKILAAPVQLLDFGVIQTSADMEIGKRLCTIYEDLHSLLQELQPDLVAIEKLFFYRMASTITVAQARGVLMLVLAQHDVPFIEFTPAQIKQALTGWGNADKYEVQQAVARELNLDYIPHPDDAADALAVALTAWFQL from the coding sequence ATGGAAAAGCGAATTTTGGGATTAGACCCAGGTCTAGCAATTTTGGGATTCGGAGCAATTTGCTACCAAACGGAAAATTCCCTCACTGCTGCTACAAAATCAAAATTCTCCACAACTACACCAGCCAAAATCCTAGCTGCTCCGGTGCAGCTACTTGATTTTGGCGTAATTCAAACATCTGCTGACATGGAAATCGGCAAGCGGCTTTGCACTATCTACGAAGACTTGCATTCTCTACTCCAAGAGTTGCAACCAGACCTTGTAGCAATTGAAAAGCTATTTTTCTATCGTATGGCTAGCACTATTACTGTGGCACAGGCGCGGGGTGTGCTGATGCTAGTATTAGCTCAACATGATGTCCCCTTTATTGAGTTTACACCTGCCCAAATTAAACAGGCGCTTACTGGCTGGGGCAATGCAGATAAGTACGAAGTGCAACAAGCAGTGGCACGGGAGTTGAATTTAGACTACATTCCTCACCCAGATGATGCCGCAGATGCCTTAGCAGTCGCACTAACAGCATGGTTTCAGCTCTAA
- a CDS encoding ComEC/Rec2 family competence protein: MTQTSGVIFCLAYILGLLSTAVAWGGYGILALSIGTAIFLKFRGWKGYEYAPLTKLRRVKSQFWLIAGLVGFLATLYFQARIPQLAVNDVSKFIPSTNVRTQEKVVQGKVASTPRITRNQQGQFWLEATHLHIRDGTASVSKEVIGKLYVTVPLLQTTGLQQNQAIAVTGALYKPKPAANRGAFDFQAYLAQEGSFAGLKGRQVSLLNPEQSPSWGWWTVRRRIIRSQVHWLDVPEGPLVSAMVLGNRVVDVPFSISDAFVRVGLAHALAASGFQVSLILGLILALTRRFSRHVQFCLGVTALLIFGGLAGPQPSVLRAVFMGTGVLTALVVQRKVKPLGLLLLAATVLLLFNPMWIWNLGFQFSFLATLGLVVTVPPIMKRLDWMPPAIASLIAVPIAAYVWTLPLQLYTFGLVSPYSIVVNVITTIPLSVISIGAFISAIAAVISPTVGSALAWLLYYPTHTLIAVVEFFGQLPGATVAVGTISAPQLIALYGLLGLVCLLDSWQRRWWVASLMALGLVLIPVWQTQATVFRVTALAGSEPILVIQDHGKVLLVNSGNANTARFTVLPFLQQRGVNQINWAIATNSHSKSNNGWLEVMQSLPVKSFHAHSNPQGKVLEAVIQSRVQVHHGRYEVLSAGQTVTAGSTAIKLIDTQAPIWQLQTQGLTWLIMDNLNPNKQKQLALTRLLPHAQVLWWSGEPLDMAFVEAVKPEVAIAASASLDNKTMSALRKRKAQVFLTRRDGAIQWTPGGKFEVTIEAMENDTSRL; encoded by the coding sequence ATGACTCAGACAAGTGGTGTGATTTTTTGCCTTGCCTATATTCTCGGGTTGCTATCCACAGCTGTTGCTTGGGGAGGGTATGGAATCCTTGCTCTAAGCATAGGGACAGCTATTTTCCTGAAGTTTAGGGGATGGAAAGGCTATGAATATGCACCACTGACCAAGTTACGCCGAGTCAAATCACAGTTTTGGCTAATAGCTGGCTTGGTTGGATTTTTAGCAACACTATATTTCCAAGCGCGGATACCGCAACTAGCAGTTAATGATGTCAGCAAGTTCATTCCATCTACTAATGTTAGGACTCAAGAGAAAGTTGTTCAGGGCAAAGTTGCAAGTACACCTCGTATCACTCGGAATCAACAGGGGCAATTTTGGTTAGAAGCAACTCACCTGCATATCAGGGATGGGACAGCAAGTGTAAGTAAAGAAGTCATAGGTAAACTGTACGTGACTGTACCTTTACTTCAGACTACTGGTTTGCAACAAAACCAAGCGATCGCAGTGACTGGTGCTTTGTACAAACCAAAGCCAGCGGCTAATCGTGGTGCTTTTGACTTTCAAGCATATTTAGCACAAGAAGGTAGTTTTGCTGGTTTAAAGGGGCGTCAAGTCAGTTTACTGAATCCAGAACAAAGTCCTAGTTGGGGATGGTGGACAGTCAGACGGCGAATTATTCGCTCGCAAGTCCATTGGTTGGATGTTCCAGAAGGACCGCTGGTTAGTGCTATGGTGTTGGGTAATCGAGTGGTTGATGTGCCATTCAGCATCAGTGATGCGTTTGTTCGAGTCGGGTTGGCTCACGCTTTAGCTGCCTCTGGCTTTCAAGTTTCCTTGATTCTTGGTTTGATCCTAGCTTTGACACGGCGGTTTTCCAGACATGTGCAGTTTTGCTTGGGGGTTACAGCACTGCTGATTTTTGGCGGCTTAGCAGGACCTCAACCCTCAGTTTTAAGAGCAGTATTTATGGGAACTGGGGTACTAACTGCGTTGGTGGTGCAGCGAAAAGTTAAACCGTTGGGGCTATTACTGTTAGCTGCTACTGTCTTACTACTGTTTAATCCTATGTGGATTTGGAATCTGGGCTTTCAGTTTAGCTTCTTGGCAACACTAGGTTTGGTGGTTACTGTGCCACCTATAATGAAGCGGTTAGATTGGATGCCACCGGCGATCGCCTCGCTCATAGCTGTTCCAATTGCTGCTTATGTGTGGACACTACCCTTACAACTCTACACGTTTGGCTTAGTGTCTCCCTACAGCATCGTGGTAAATGTTATTACCACAATTCCACTTTCAGTTATTAGTATTGGTGCTTTTATTAGTGCGATCGCCGCCGTAATTTCTCCAACGGTCGGTAGTGCTCTAGCATGGCTGCTATACTATCCAACTCACACTCTAATCGCTGTCGTAGAGTTTTTTGGTCAACTTCCAGGGGCAACGGTTGCTGTAGGAACGATTTCGGCGCCACAGTTAATTGCCCTCTATGGGTTACTTGGCTTAGTTTGTCTCCTAGATTCGTGGCAGCGGCGTTGGTGGGTAGCTAGTTTAATGGCATTGGGGCTGGTATTAATTCCAGTTTGGCAAACTCAAGCAACAGTGTTTCGTGTGACTGCGCTAGCAGGGTCAGAACCGATTCTAGTGATTCAAGACCACGGTAAGGTACTACTGGTTAATAGTGGGAATGCAAACACTGCTCGGTTCACGGTGCTACCTTTTTTACAGCAGCGGGGAGTTAATCAAATTAATTGGGCAATCGCTACTAATTCTCACTCTAAGAGCAACAATGGTTGGCTGGAAGTTATGCAAAGTTTACCAGTCAAAAGTTTTCATGCTCATTCTAACCCCCAAGGAAAAGTACTCGAAGCAGTAATTCAAAGCAGAGTGCAAGTCCATCACGGAAGATATGAGGTTTTGAGCGCTGGTCAAACGGTGACAGCTGGTTCTACAGCTATTAAATTAATCGACACTCAAGCGCCGATATGGCAACTTCAAACCCAAGGTTTGACTTGGCTAATCATGGATAACCTTAACCCCAATAAACAAAAACAGCTAGCCTTAACTAGATTGTTGCCCCATGCTCAGGTACTGTGGTGGTCTGGAGAGCCTTTAGATATGGCTTTCGTGGAGGCAGTAAAACCGGAAGTAGCGATCGCTGCATCTGCTAGTCTTGATAACAAAACAATGTCGGCGCTACGCAAACGCAAGGCTCAGGTGTTCTTGACTAGGCGAGACGGTGCTATTCAATGGACACCCGGTGGTAAGTTTGAAGTAACAATAGAGGCAATGGAAAACGATACATCTCGCTTGTAA
- a CDS encoding transposase — METPLLYRQLQDQLRQWVHPIDQRHLQVFSEILAAILQSGSAVLGKWIPYLSHRDCQARAHWERLSYFLHNQQINAERFYEPILRHVLSAFAGESVLLTLDTSMLWDQFCLIEVCFVWGGRSFTLAQVVLEHGSATVGFEQYQSVLECAKRVLPSHAQVSLLADRGFEHGNLIHWLQQQQWSWAIRVKSNLQVTLANGCTQSVEQLVPPEQQAYLFENVQVLDGIGCHLVTATVPATKDPWAVLSDQPPSLQSFALYGKRFGGIEPHFKDYKSAAFGVLHSGLRNAQALTCLFMLLDCASLIALMLGMMLVQMGERSRLDWHGERGLSFLQLGLRELARLCYARLSLPKLLALPKNNPPPACASHRKRDALDCRIEFSKVVRFSQ; from the coding sequence ATGGAAACACCCCTGTTATATCGTCAACTGCAAGACCAACTGCGTCAATGGGTGCACCCGATTGACCAACGACATCTGCAAGTATTTTCTGAAATCTTGGCTGCCATTTTGCAATCGGGCAGTGCGGTGCTGGGGAAATGGATTCCCTATTTGAGCCATCGGGACTGCCAAGCGCGTGCTCACTGGGAACGGTTAAGCTACTTCCTGCACAATCAGCAGATCAATGCCGAGCGGTTCTATGAGCCGATACTGCGCCATGTCCTGTCGGCATTTGCTGGAGAGTCGGTGTTGCTGACCCTCGATACCAGTATGCTGTGGGATCAATTTTGTCTGATTGAAGTATGCTTCGTCTGGGGAGGACGTTCCTTCACTCTGGCTCAAGTGGTGCTCGAACATGGCAGTGCGACCGTCGGTTTTGAGCAGTATCAGAGTGTGTTGGAGTGTGCTAAACGAGTATTACCGTCCCACGCTCAAGTGAGCTTACTGGCCGACCGAGGCTTTGAGCATGGCAACTTGATCCACTGGTTACAGCAACAGCAATGGTCGTGGGCAATTCGGGTAAAGTCGAACTTGCAGGTGACGTTGGCAAACGGGTGCACTCAATCGGTCGAGCAACTCGTGCCCCCCGAACAGCAGGCCTATTTGTTTGAGAACGTGCAGGTCTTGGATGGAATCGGTTGCCATCTGGTCACCGCTACGGTGCCAGCTACCAAAGACCCCTGGGCAGTGTTATCTGACCAACCACCTTCCCTACAAAGCTTTGCACTCTATGGTAAGCGATTTGGTGGGATTGAACCTCACTTTAAGGACTATAAGTCGGCTGCCTTCGGGGTGTTGCACTCCGGCTTACGCAATGCCCAAGCTCTAACCTGCTTATTCATGCTGCTGGATTGTGCCTCCTTGATAGCCCTCATGCTCGGCATGATGCTGGTGCAAATGGGAGAACGTTCCCGTCTCGACTGGCATGGGGAACGGGGCTTGAGTTTTCTGCAACTGGGTCTACGCGAACTAGCGCGACTCTGCTATGCGCGACTCTCCCTGCCCAAACTCCTGGCACTGCCCAAGAATAATCCGCCTCCTGCCTGTGCTTCTCACCGTAAACGAGATGCCTTAGACTGCCGGATTGAATTCTCGAAGGTGGTTAGATTCTCACAATGA